A single window of Leptolyngbya ohadii IS1 DNA harbors:
- the rnpA gene encoding ribonuclease P protein component: MALPGCHRLKHRDDFSRVYQSGLRRSSANLTLRALRLSSRLETAACARIGISISQKVSKRAVVRNRIKRRIYAAFQQFLPALAPGWMLVIVVKPSATQCGYEQFLQELKQLLTSAEVWHGD; the protein is encoded by the coding sequence GTGGCTCTGCCTGGATGTCATCGGCTTAAGCATCGAGATGACTTTAGCAGAGTCTACCAGTCTGGTTTGAGACGATCGAGCGCCAATTTGACGCTCAGGGCATTACGTTTATCGTCGAGATTGGAAACAGCGGCTTGCGCCCGCATTGGAATTTCGATTAGCCAAAAGGTGAGTAAGCGGGCTGTTGTTCGGAATCGGATTAAACGGCGAATTTATGCTGCCTTTCAACAATTTCTCCCTGCTTTAGCGCCAGGCTGGATGTTGGTGATTGTCGTGAAGCCGAGCGCAACCCAGTGCGGTTATGAGCAATTTCTGCAAGAATTAAAGCAGCTATTGACGAGTGCTGAGGTTTGGCATGGCGATTAA
- a CDS encoding Jag family protein, translating into MDDTSVQDGKKWLEELLVLAELPGAVSVDTGKFSTEGSCWLTIDDGSLSSEQVDTLIGADGSVLDAIQYLANTTLNLGHSEEQQTAFTIELAGYRVRRQSELQALADQAVEQVRQSGEEYEMTSLSAAERRQVHTYLKEFTDLETFSRGREPDRRLVVRLLSAESSEPDESEA; encoded by the coding sequence ATGGATGACACCTCAGTTCAGGATGGCAAGAAGTGGCTGGAAGAACTGCTCGTTCTGGCGGAACTACCCGGAGCTGTGTCAGTGGACACTGGTAAGTTCAGCACCGAAGGAAGCTGCTGGTTGACGATCGATGATGGTTCGCTCTCGTCGGAGCAGGTTGATACTTTGATTGGTGCGGACGGTTCGGTTCTGGATGCGATTCAGTATCTTGCCAATACCACCCTGAATTTAGGACATTCTGAGGAACAGCAAACCGCCTTTACGATCGAGTTGGCGGGCTACCGGGTGCGAAGACAGTCGGAACTTCAGGCGCTCGCGGATCAAGCAGTAGAGCAGGTGCGGCAAAGCGGTGAGGAGTACGAAATGACTTCCCTTTCTGCCGCCGAACGTCGCCAGGTGCATACCTACCTGAAGGAATTTACGGATTTGGAAACCTTCAGTCGCGGGCGCGAACCCGATCGTCGTCTAGTAGTACGTTTGTTGTCGGCGGAATCGTCCGAACCCGACGAATCTGAAGCATAG
- a CDS encoding DUF2808 domain-containing protein, producing the protein MKRQTSPMLRLFAALAASSCLLTGLAATALAQGSQGLTIFSGVSRENQLSYRFDYYGRPGTRDRYYLNIPATKMNFAVAEFAVTYPETYRGRLDPDQVEIWSNGEKVALDEVVWDQDNRVLEIYPQEPVPADTRVQIVLSNVRNPNRPGTHYFNALVRSPGDLPMLRYVGTWILSFSNQGSASP; encoded by the coding sequence ATGAAACGCCAAACTTCTCCGATGCTTCGTCTTTTTGCTGCTTTAGCCGCAAGTAGCTGCCTGCTAACTGGATTGGCTGCCACGGCTCTGGCTCAGGGCAGTCAGGGGTTGACGATCTTTAGCGGCGTTAGCCGAGAAAATCAGTTGAGCTATCGGTTCGATTACTACGGCAGACCGGGAACGCGCGATCGCTACTATCTCAACATCCCGGCAACCAAGATGAACTTTGCGGTCGCCGAATTTGCTGTCACCTACCCGGAAACCTATCGCGGCAGACTTGATCCGGATCAGGTTGAGATTTGGTCAAACGGTGAAAAAGTGGCGCTGGATGAAGTGGTCTGGGATCAGGACAACCGGGTTTTAGAAATTTACCCTCAGGAACCCGTTCCGGCAGATACTCGTGTTCAGATTGTTCTTTCTAACGTCAGAAATCCAAATCGCCCCGGAACCCACTATTTCAACGCGCTGGTGCGCTCTCCGGGGGATCTGCCAATGCTGCGCTACGTTGGAACCTGGATTCTCAGCTTTAGCAACCAGGGCAGCGCTTCCCCCTAA
- a CDS encoding response regulator transcription factor, with translation MPLTILVADDDPGTCLAVSDYLELKGYSVIAAENGLKALNLVDRYKPHLLVTDVTMPQMDGYELVRQVRLKPEFRLLPVIFLTARNDTHERIRGYQLGGDAYLAKPFELEELGAVVRNLLERSQLIATEWRSHAMLTNAGTETIVQPVIQTSGLTQTTSQPTDQPTPDLTEREIEVLSLLSEGLSNIQIGEQLHLSPRTIEKYVSSLLRKTQTNNRAEMVRYAMEHHLVG, from the coding sequence ATGCCCCTGACCATTCTTGTTGCCGACGACGATCCGGGCACCTGTCTCGCAGTAAGCGACTATCTTGAACTCAAGGGCTATTCAGTCATCGCTGCCGAGAACGGCTTAAAGGCTCTGAATCTGGTCGATCGCTACAAACCCCATCTGCTGGTAACAGACGTGACGATGCCCCAGATGGACGGATATGAACTCGTGCGTCAGGTGCGCCTCAAACCAGAGTTTCGGCTGCTGCCCGTCATTTTTCTTACCGCTAGGAACGACACCCATGAGCGAATTCGCGGTTATCAGCTGGGCGGGGATGCCTATCTTGCTAAACCGTTTGAACTTGAGGAACTCGGCGCAGTCGTTCGCAACCTGCTGGAACGATCGCAGCTCATTGCAACCGAGTGGCGATCGCACGCGATGCTGACAAACGCAGGTACGGAAACCATCGTTCAGCCTGTGATACAAACCTCTGGCTTGACTCAGACAACATCTCAACCCACGGATCAGCCAACTCCTGATTTGACAGAACGGGAGATTGAAGTCTTATCCCTCCTGTCGGAAGGACTATCGAATATTCAAATCGGGGAGCAGCTTCACCTCAGCCCCCGCACAATTGAGAAATATGTCAGCAGTTTGCTCCGCAAAACCCAAACGAATAATCGCGCAGAGATGGTGCGCTATGCGATGGAGCATCATTTAGTCGGCTAG
- the rpmH gene encoding 50S ribosomal protein L34, which produces MTKRTLEGTRRKRRRVSGFRTRMRTKNGQRVIKARRAKGRARLSVS; this is translated from the coding sequence ATGACTAAGCGCACCCTGGAAGGAACGCGCCGGAAGCGCAGACGGGTTTCTGGTTTTCGCACCAGAATGCGGACGAAGAATGGACAGCGTGTGATCAAGGCACGGCGGGCAAAGGGTCGGGCACGGCTCTCTGTGAGCTAA
- a CDS encoding YceD family protein — MERIYIPQLLKAVDQAETIPVREHLPELETLTPVQGVVRVSHRAGYLEVSGKAEAIVTLTCDRCLQQYNHRLTVDASEVIWLQEPIEPEEEGMEYEVAFDDLVETLPPNGFFEPATWLYEQFCLALPPRQLCDKQCQGIQVREQGQEEDEKPETVDRRWASLEALRNQLPQ, encoded by the coding sequence ATGGAACGAATCTACATCCCACAGCTTTTAAAGGCAGTCGATCAAGCGGAAACTATTCCCGTCCGGGAGCATCTGCCTGAGCTAGAAACCCTAACTCCGGTGCAGGGCGTTGTAAGAGTGAGCCATCGGGCAGGCTATCTGGAAGTGAGCGGCAAGGCAGAGGCGATCGTAACGCTAACCTGCGATCGATGTCTTCAGCAGTACAATCATCGGTTAACGGTGGATGCGTCTGAGGTGATCTGGCTTCAGGAGCCGATCGAGCCGGAAGAGGAAGGCATGGAGTACGAAGTTGCCTTTGATGATTTAGTCGAGACGCTACCGCCCAACGGGTTTTTTGAGCCAGCAACCTGGCTATACGAGCAGTTCTGTTTGGCACTACCGCCGCGCCAACTTTGTGACAAACAGTGCCAGGGCATTCAGGTTCGGGAGCAGGGGCAGGAGGAAGACGAGAAGCCGGAAACCGTCGATCGACGCTGGGCATCGCTGGAGGCGTTGCGGAATCAGTTGCCGCAGTAG
- a CDS encoding PH domain-containing protein — MAIKEEVYYEGGPHIGELITNILLGFTVICLPLTIGAIVRALWLRYRITNRRISVTGGWMGRDRSEFIYSEVAKIVTVPRGFGAWGDMVITLKDGSRIELRAMPKFRDVYSYIAEKIPAKARNISGGLGTSK; from the coding sequence ATGGCGATTAAGGAAGAAGTCTATTACGAAGGCGGTCCTCATATTGGGGAATTGATTACGAACATTCTGCTGGGCTTTACGGTGATTTGCCTGCCGCTGACTATTGGTGCGATCGTCCGTGCCCTGTGGCTGCGCTATCGGATTACCAATCGCCGAATTTCGGTAACGGGTGGCTGGATGGGGCGCGATCGCTCTGAATTTATTTATTCAGAAGTAGCAAAGATCGTTACTGTGCCGCGTGGATTCGGGGCTTGGGGCGACATGGTGATCACGCTGAAGGACGGAAGCCGGATCGAACTGCGAGCGATGCCAAAGTTTCGAGATGTTTATAGCTACATCGCCGAAAAAATTCCAGCAAAAGCACGGAACATTAGCGGTGGTCTGGGCACTTCAAAATAA
- a CDS encoding SH3 domain-containing protein: MSLTGISQFVLGFALAIGLLFASGVAATRYLLTRVATPPPRPTFSNDPSPAPAVPPAAAPAASAAPAAAPAVSPVAQGYAAKVTQPIGLIVRKEASVDSVEVGGVDFNQQVTVLEDSADGGWQKVRLADGTEGWVKGGNTEKVN; the protein is encoded by the coding sequence ATGAGTTTGACCGGAATCAGTCAATTTGTGTTGGGGTTTGCCCTGGCGATCGGACTACTATTTGCTTCTGGTGTAGCAGCAACCCGCTATCTGCTGACCCGCGTAGCAACTCCACCGCCAAGACCAACTTTCTCTAATGATCCCTCTCCGGCTCCGGCTGTGCCCCCTGCTGCGGCTCCGGCTGCCTCTGCTGCCCCTGCTGCGGCTCCGGCGGTTAGTCCAGTGGCTCAGGGATATGCGGCGAAGGTAACTCAGCCGATCGGTTTGATTGTGCGGAAGGAAGCCTCTGTGGATTCAGTGGAGGTGGGTGGGGTTGACTTTAACCAGCAGGTGACTGTCCTGGAGGACAGTGCAGATGGAGGATGGCAGAAAGTTCGTTTGGCAGATGGGACAGAAGGCTGGGTGAAGGGCGGCAATACGGAGAAGGTGAATTAA
- a CDS encoding glycosyltransferase family 2 protein, producing MNSSLLSGDAKERGIQERVVLPHSLLDISAVVPLYNEVESLPVLVETIARILQENQLSYEIICVDDGSRDGSTELLRQMAQQRTDLKAVLLRRNYGQTAAMAAGFHQARGKVIITLDADLQNDPADIPNLLAKLSEGYDLVSGWRKQRQDAMVTRLVPSKIANWLIAKVTGVQIHDYGCSLKAYRAELVTDMNLYGELHRFLPALAFIEGARIAEIPVRHHARQFGKSKYGLGRTFRVVMDLFTIYFMKRFLTRPMHVFGWFGLLSMLLGIAIGLYLTFVKFALGEAIGDRPLLFLAVVLFLTGVQLFSFGLLAELLMRTYHESQKRPIYRIREVVGSSAAPGSGVQSSV from the coding sequence ATGAATTCATCCTTGTTGTCGGGCGATGCAAAAGAACGGGGTATCCAAGAGCGTGTTGTGCTGCCCCACTCACTGCTTGATATCTCCGCCGTTGTGCCGCTCTATAACGAGGTCGAAAGCCTGCCGGTACTGGTAGAGACGATCGCTCGTATCTTGCAGGAAAATCAGCTCTCCTACGAAATCATTTGTGTGGATGACGGCTCCAGAGACGGCTCGACAGAATTGCTCCGGCAAATGGCTCAGCAGCGCACCGATCTCAAGGCAGTTTTACTGCGGCGCAACTATGGGCAAACGGCAGCAATGGCAGCGGGATTTCACCAGGCGCGGGGAAAGGTGATTATTACCCTCGATGCCGACCTGCAAAACGATCCGGCGGATATTCCTAATCTGCTGGCTAAGCTTTCGGAGGGCTACGACCTAGTGAGCGGTTGGCGGAAGCAGCGGCAGGATGCAATGGTGACTCGTTTGGTTCCCTCCAAAATTGCCAACTGGCTGATCGCGAAAGTCACAGGGGTTCAGATTCACGACTACGGCTGTTCGCTGAAGGCATATCGCGCCGAACTGGTGACAGATATGAACTTATACGGGGAACTGCACCGCTTTCTGCCCGCCTTGGCATTTATTGAGGGCGCGAGAATTGCGGAAATTCCAGTTCGGCACCATGCCCGCCAGTTCGGCAAAAGTAAGTACGGCTTGGGTCGCACCTTTCGGGTTGTGATGGATCTCTTCACCATCTACTTTATGAAGCGATTCCTGACCCGCCCCATGCACGTCTTTGGCTGGTTTGGCTTGCTTTCCATGCTGCTTGGCATTGCGATCGGGCTTTACCTGACGTTCGTTAAGTTTGCGCTGGGAGAAGCGATCGGCGATCGTCCCCTGTTGTTTTTGGCAGTGGTGCTATTTTTAACGGGCGTACAGCTGTTTAGCTTCGGGCTGCTGGCAGAACTGCTAATGCGAACCTATCATGAGTCCCAGAAGCGTCCCATTTACCGAATTCGGGAGGTTGTGGGATCATCTGCTGCGCCGGGTTCTGGGGTTCAGTCGAGTGTCTAA
- a CDS encoding AAA family ATPase produces MAFNDEFELLLRARYSIIYIPTREEERVEAAIAEAAKRQGNRGVYFWDFVDGYQGNPNDAGFGKRNPVQALELVEKLPATVPAIFVLRDFHRFLEDVSVARKLRNLARLLKSQPKNIVLLSPQVSIPEDLSEVLTVQEFPLPGTEEIRSELDRLLSATGQSLELKILDELVRSSQGLSMERIRRVLAKAIASRGSLQEEDVELVLEEKRQTIRQTQILDFYPATEKISDIGGLDNLKDWLLRRGGAFTEKARQYGLPHPRGLLLVGIQGTGKSLTAKAIAHHWHLPLLRLDVGRLFGGLVGESESRTRQMIQLAEALAPCILWIDEIDKAFAGVDGRSDAGTTSRVFGTFITWLAEKKSPVFVVATANNIQALPPEMLRRGRFDEIFFVGLPSQEERKAIFSVHLSRLRPHNLKSYDLDRLAYETPDFSGAEIEQILIEAMHLGFSQNRDFTTEDILEAASQLIPLARTAQDQIRILQDWAENGRVRLASRQNSLGSRIQQQSIQ; encoded by the coding sequence ATGGCTTTTAACGACGAGTTTGAACTGCTGCTCCGCGCCCGCTATTCGATTATCTATATTCCGACCCGCGAAGAAGAACGGGTGGAAGCTGCCATCGCGGAAGCTGCTAAACGGCAGGGTAATCGGGGCGTGTATTTCTGGGATTTTGTGGACGGCTACCAGGGCAATCCCAATGATGCGGGATTTGGTAAGCGCAATCCGGTTCAGGCATTGGAGCTTGTGGAAAAGCTGCCTGCGACGGTTCCGGCGATTTTTGTGCTGCGGGACTTCCATCGTTTTCTGGAAGATGTGTCCGTGGCGCGAAAACTGCGAAACCTGGCGCGTCTGCTGAAATCCCAGCCGAAGAATATTGTGCTGCTGTCTCCCCAGGTATCAATTCCTGAAGATCTGAGCGAAGTGCTGACCGTGCAGGAGTTTCCCCTACCGGGAACGGAGGAAATCCGCTCGGAACTCGATCGCCTCCTGTCTGCCACGGGACAAAGCCTGGAGCTAAAAATTCTGGATGAATTGGTTCGCTCTTCTCAGGGGCTTTCGATGGAGCGAATTCGGCGGGTGCTGGCAAAGGCGATCGCCAGTCGGGGATCGCTTCAGGAAGAGGATGTGGAGCTGGTCTTAGAGGAGAAGCGGCAGACGATTCGCCAGACGCAGATTCTGGACTTCTATCCGGCAACCGAGAAAATTTCGGATATTGGTGGGCTGGATAACCTGAAAGATTGGCTGCTGCGCCGAGGTGGGGCGTTTACCGAAAAAGCGCGTCAATACGGCTTGCCCCATCCCAGAGGTCTGCTGCTGGTAGGAATTCAGGGAACAGGAAAATCCCTCACGGCGAAGGCGATCGCGCATCACTGGCATTTGCCTTTACTGCGATTGGACGTGGGACGGCTGTTTGGTGGGCTGGTGGGCGAATCGGAATCCCGCACTCGACAAATGATTCAGCTTGCGGAAGCGTTGGCTCCCTGTATTTTGTGGATCGATGAGATCGACAAAGCCTTTGCAGGGGTAGATGGCAGAAGCGATGCGGGAACGACCAGCCGGGTATTTGGCACGTTTATTACCTGGCTGGCGGAGAAGAAATCTCCGGTCTTTGTAGTGGCTACAGCAAATAATATTCAGGCATTACCGCCGGAAATGCTGCGGCGCGGACGCTTTGACGAAATTTTCTTCGTGGGACTGCCCAGCCAGGAGGAGCGAAAGGCGATTTTCTCCGTGCATCTGTCTCGCCTGCGCCCCCATAACCTGAAAAGCTATGACCTCGATCGCCTTGCCTACGAAACGCCGGACTTTTCTGGCGCAGAAATTGAGCAGATCTTAATTGAGGCAATGCATTTGGGATTCAGCCAGAATCGGGACTTTACGACGGAGGACATTCTGGAAGCCGCCAGTCAACTGATTCCGCTGGCACGCACCGCCCAGGATCAGATTCGGATTCTGCAAGATTGGGCAGAAAACGGCAGAGTAAGGCTTGCCTCCCGACAAAATAGTTTAGGTAGCAGAATTCAGCAACAGTCCATACAATAG
- the yidC gene encoding membrane protein insertase YidC, with product MLPILDFFYGIVPSYGLAIVALTLVIRFALYPLSAGSIRSMRRMRVAQPAMQKRVKEIQERYKDDPAKQQEEMSKTYKEFGNPLAGCFPVLVQMPVLFALFATLRGSPFSDVNYSVNVQVVPQEQIEQIQPQAFTTNPQNIYISDGVHVPVAALLPGGNKLAVGEKTPILFQTSSGETLNQVLEEYPETEIHPDWKITKGEDLVRIDENGNLEALKPGEATLQGTMPGLAANKGFLFIKKLGQVGVTDAEGSINWDILGMVVFFGLSLYVNQLISGQGPNSNPQQKTVNQITPIIFSGMFLFFPLPAGVLMYMVIANIFQTLQTWILSREPLPENLQKLVEAEEKAQAAGSREALPFEPVRPKKEAEEPKKDTRKETPKAADASKPASGKSASGKPANDKSASKTAKKDTRTDKKKG from the coding sequence ATGCTGCCAATCCTGGATTTCTTCTACGGGATTGTGCCGAGCTACGGTCTGGCGATCGTCGCGCTGACCCTGGTAATTCGCTTTGCGCTCTATCCTTTGAGTGCAGGCTCAATTCGCAGTATGCGCCGGATGCGTGTCGCTCAGCCTGCCATGCAGAAGCGGGTCAAGGAAATCCAGGAACGCTACAAGGATGACCCGGCAAAGCAGCAGGAGGAGATGAGCAAAACCTACAAGGAATTTGGTAATCCGCTGGCGGGATGTTTTCCCGTATTAGTGCAGATGCCGGTTCTGTTTGCGCTGTTTGCCACGCTACGGGGTTCACCATTTTCTGACGTCAACTACAGTGTTAATGTGCAGGTCGTGCCCCAGGAGCAGATTGAGCAAATTCAGCCCCAGGCATTCACGACGAATCCGCAAAATATCTATATTTCGGATGGGGTTCACGTTCCCGTTGCGGCACTGCTCCCTGGTGGGAACAAGCTAGCTGTAGGTGAGAAAACTCCCATCCTGTTCCAGACCTCCAGCGGCGAAACGCTCAACCAAGTGCTGGAAGAATATCCCGAAACAGAAATTCACCCTGACTGGAAGATTACCAAAGGGGAAGATTTGGTTCGGATTGACGAGAACGGCAATCTGGAAGCACTGAAGCCTGGTGAAGCCACGCTACAAGGTACGATGCCCGGACTGGCGGCGAACAAAGGCTTCCTGTTTATTAAGAAGCTGGGTCAGGTGGGTGTCACTGATGCCGAGGGCAGTATCAACTGGGATATTCTGGGCATGGTGGTCTTCTTTGGACTCAGCCTTTATGTGAACCAATTGATTTCGGGGCAAGGACCGAACTCGAATCCGCAGCAGAAAACGGTCAATCAGATTACGCCAATTATCTTCTCCGGGATGTTCCTGTTCTTTCCGCTGCCGGCTGGGGTGCTGATGTATATGGTGATTGCCAACATCTTCCAAACCCTGCAAACCTGGATTTTGTCTAGAGAACCGCTGCCAGAAAATCTGCAAAAGCTGGTAGAAGCGGAGGAGAAGGCACAGGCTGCTGGCAGTCGAGAAGCACTGCCGTTTGAACCTGTCCGCCCTAAGAAGGAAGCTGAGGAGCCGAAGAAGGACACTCGCAAAGAGACTCCTAAGGCTGCGGATGCTTCTAAGCCTGCAAGCGGTAAGTCTGCAAGTGGTAAGCCTGCAAACGATAAGTCCGCAAGTAAGACGGCTAAGAAAGATACGCGCACGGATAAGAAGAAGGGTTAG